The Neodiprion lecontei isolate iyNeoLeco1 chromosome 6, iyNeoLeco1.1, whole genome shotgun sequence sequence CGGAGGAAAGCGCGATGGGTTTCAAGGACAAACAGAAGGCCCTTGATACTCTGAAGGCTCTTGACGGCCGTGACGTGTCCTATCAGTATCACGTTATCACCAGTTTCGTCAGCCGAGCAAAAAGGACGATTCAAATCACGAAGGACGAGGAGAAACTCACGAATCTTCGAGAGGCTCAACAGGTATTCGAAGACTGGCTTAACGATTATAAAGAAAATCACCGTGGCAAGGAAAACCTCGGCTATCTACCAGTTGAAACCGTCAAAGGCTTCAGGGCTTTGGCCAAGAAGTACGGAGTCCTGGACGACAGTTTCTACCGGTTAGTATATGGCGGAGGAAAATTCCCGGTGATCAGTTAATTATACTCATGCATTCGTGCCATGGTCCCCCTTTTTCTGGTAGGTAGCGTTACGCTTCTAATCATTTGACCTTCTGTTGTAGAGCGTACAAGGAAGAAAAGGGAGATTACAAGACACTGCGCGGAGTGAAAACTCCGAGCGGAGAGACGACCTGGGACATCGAGAGGAATCGTCAACTGAAGGAGATCATCGATAAAATAAAGTCGGACCACATTCAGTGGTTCGAGACCGACGTCGGGGACTTCAGGGGATTCCCGACGAAGGAGCACACGCAGTGCATATTGCTCGGCTACAGCCCGGAACCCACGAAGCTGAAAAAGTTGATCCAGCAGGTGGAGGAAAAATTTGAGGGGGTCAGCGAAGATGAGGATATGGAGTTGGCAGGTGGGGAAGAAGGACGAGAGAAGGGGACCAAGCGAAGTCACGACAGTTCTTCGGACAGTGATGATGACAGTGACGAGCCCCAGAGGAAGACGCTGAAGAAGGACGAGGAGGCGGAAGAGGTCGAGAAGGTGGACAAGGAAGAGAAGCAGGAAAGTGGACTCAGCTTTAAGGACAAAGAGCGAGCGAATCGCAGTCTGAAGTCTCTGGAGGGTCGCGACGTCGCTTATCAATACCACGCAATTACAGGACTGATCAGGAGGGCGGAGAGGGTCATCACCTGCACTAAGGAcgaggagaaaataaaaaatatgaaggaGGCGATCGAGGTTTACGAGAACTGGATCACCGACTACAACGTCAATGGGCgttcaaaagaaaatttcggATATTTAGCCCTGGACTTGGTACAGGCGTACAAACCCCTCGCTGATCGATACGAAATTGAAGATACGGGTATCTTGAAGTGAGTCTTAAGAGTTGGACAAGCTAGAAATTAGCCCTATTTTTAAtctttatatttatacgttgTACCAAAGTGATTCATCGATATATTAACGTTCATGGCAACTGCTCATTCTTGTTTGAAGATGGTGTAATATGTAacatgtttgattttttttccagagcCTACGAGCAGGAGGAGGGAGACTACAAAAGGCTTCGTGGTGTAAAAGTTCCAGATACTAAAATCACCTGGGACGTCGAGAGGAACAAGAATCTTCGCGCTATAACCGaagaaataaagaacaaaCATATTCAATGGTTCGAAACGGACCCCGAACTCCGTGGACTACCGACCAAGGAACACACGCAGTGCATCATGTGGGCGTTCAGCCACGATGCAGCGAAATTGAAGAAACTCCTACCTACCCTGAGAGAGAAGCTCAAGTTGACCGAGTAAACCTGCTTTGTAAcggaatatgtataatatcttGTATAATCTTAATATTTTGTTATGTATTTTGTCTGTGTAattaaagtttttcaaatttcatgcgTTGGATTTTTTAGCTTCAATCCAAGTCAATGATACGTAATGACAACGACATGTAGATTAATAACATCTATGATgaatctgataaaaaaaaatcctcagtTTTTCTGTCTTTAGGATTCAAGATGTTTTGCCTCAAGATGTCCTGACGACGGTCACTTTGCGGAAGGCAGAGCTGCTAGCTCACGATTTATTTGCGACGCGTCTGCAGAGTGACCGTCGTTCGGCGGCCTGCCGGGCGCTCTGGGCGGCCGCTGAATACGTGAAGGCGGCGCAGGACGTTGAGGAGTTCAATTTTACCGCAGACGATAGCGAggctgtaaaaaaatatctccgCCATTGTGTGTGAGTAGGAATTTATTGATTATTCTTATACTGCGTATATCACCGACTACGAAACAGTTGGAACAGGCAGCCGGGGTCGATGTTAGGCAGCAGCAAATAATATTAGGTAAATGATGTCGGTCCAATTAAAAGTTACGACTGTAACGTGCAATTGAAAGAAGAACACGAAGTACGATTGTAATGGTTGAGGGAGGACCATACTGAAACTCAAAACATTCACATTTTCCGTTATATTGAAATTCCACTTTGATTATCTGAAAGTACTCGGAGAGCCTGAGAAAATAGGTGGTTAAACTTGAAGATCTGTTAGAAATTACAGAAAATACGCCGTAGAACATGGTATAAAAATACCAAACTTCAAAATGTTCCCAGCGCATTGCATCCTatgaatatgaagtctggaggacgtaacacgcCCCCCCTTGGGGAAGAACATTCGGCGAGGGTACGGAATAGGATGTTCGGAAGGAAGTGGAATGCCATGAAACGTACtgactcacttacagaatattacaaagaaaggtCTTAAAATCTAGCGCCTAGATATTAATTACATTTAGATGCgcgattttttccattcttttttttttttttgcgagtTTTATTTCGTCACAACCATGCTTATCCGCCAGTGAATGTCTTTGCCGTCTTTTGGAGGCAGGTGAGTCTCCGAATCGGGCCTTTGCCTCCATCAATAGGTCAACCTGATTTCtacgtttccttttttttgtcgGCAAAGGAACTGGGGCCGGACCCTCTGTTGGACGATCAACAAGTTCAGCAGCTGGAGGATCGA is a genomic window containing:
- the LOC107220000 gene encoding uncharacterized protein LOC107220000, which gives rise to MAKPKTNSEPEESAMGFKDKQKALDTLKALDGRDVSYQYHVITSFVSRAKRTIQITKDEEKLTNLREAQQVFEDWLNDYKENHRGKENLGYLPVETVKGFRALAKKYGVLDDSFYRAYKEEKGDYKTLRGVKTPSGETTWDIERNRQLKEIIDKIKSDHIQWFETDVGDFRGFPTKEHTQCILLGYSPEPTKLKKLIQQVEEKFEGVSEDEDMELAGGEEGREKGTKRSHDSSSDSDDDSDEPQRKTLKKDEEAEEVEKVDKEEKQESGLSFKDKERANRSLKSLEGRDVAYQYHAITGLIRRAERVITCTKDEEKIKNMKEAIEVYENWITDYNVNGRSKENFGYLALDLVQAYKPLADRYEIEDTGILKAYEQEEGDYKRLRGVKVPDTKITWDVERNKNLRAITEEIKNKHIQWFETDPELRGLPTKEHTQCIMWAFSHDAAKLKKLLPTLREKLKLTE